In the Balaenoptera musculus isolate JJ_BM4_2016_0621 chromosome 2, mBalMus1.pri.v3, whole genome shotgun sequence genome, GCCCGAAGCTTTGGCCCGAGGCTGCTGAAtgtcgggggcgggggtgggcttCCCCTTGCTGCCACCCCAGGCCCTGTAGCAAGGCAGTGCACCTGTTTCATGAATAAACATTGGTCCTCCCTGTTGACCCCTAGCTGTCCTTCCCATGCAGACCATGCCTAACCTCTGGTGACCTCTTCcttgctccctctccccacctggcAGATCCTGGGTATCACCAACCCCGCGGGGAAGAAGCGCTATGTGGCAGCTGCCTTCCCCAGCGCCTGTGGCAAGACAAACCTGGCCATGATGCGGCCGGCACTGCCAGGCTGGAGAGTGGAGTGTGTGGGGGATGACATCGCCTGGATGAGGTTTGAcagtgatggtgagaggcccttGGATCGTACTCGCTGCTCTGGTTCTTACCAGAGTGTAGGATTCTCGCCTCCGCTGCTCAGGGTGAACTTTGTCAGTGAGAACCTTCTCCTGAacaaccacccctcccccatgcctcCTGGCAGCCCAGCCGCCCTGGAGACGCCAAAACCTTTCCCCTCAGATCTAGGGTCCAGCTCAGGGCAAGGAGGGGCTGAGCAGGACCTTCCGAGGCTGAACCTCTCAACTCTTCCTGGTTAGTCCTTCCgttttttcacttttcctcctGACAGGTCGACTCCGGGCCATCAACCCTGAGAATGGCTTCTTTGGGGTGGCCCCTGGCACCTCTGCCACCACCAATCCCAATGCCATGGCCACAATCCAGAGTAACACCCTTTTCACCAACGTGGCTGAGACCAGCGATGGCGGCGTATACTGGGAGGGCATTGACCAGCCTCTTTCACCCGGCGTCACCGTGACCTCCTGGCTGGGCAAACCCTGGAAACCTGGTATGGGGCCGGGGGGCGGGCGGGGTGTAAGTCAGCCCCCAGGGCTCAGCACCTTGATGATGTAAAAGCCTTTTCCTCAACCTGCAGCCATTTGCCAGGACCTCTGGGACTCAAAGGGAGTTATGCAACCCTAAGCAAGATCTCAGTTCACGTCCCAGTTCAGTTTGTGGCCTGGCTGAGTCGCTTAAcctcctgagcttcagtttccccatcacaTGAATGGGGGTAGTTAccatagtacctatctcataaggTGTTGGAGggttaaattaaataatgcatgCAAAGGATTCAACATAGTGCCGAATACGTAGTAAATTCTCAATTAATATAAGCTGGATATTTTTAAAGGGGGGGTGTCTTGGAAATTATTACAGAAAGAATTGGACTCAAAGCACAGTCATAAAGTTTGACCCATTAGGAAGGAAGAAGCCTACCCCTACCCCTGCCACTTGgaccctcaccccaccccgacTCCCCACGTAATAACCATTGTCTAAAGGCCAGTATTGTTACCCtcacccttcccctgcccctccaaCACATACACCCCAATCTTTCCGAACAAAATCAGACCAGCTCTTTAGCCTCTCCTAGAAGCTAGTTTCTCAACCCTGTCATTACTCCCTTGtgccctgcagccctgccccttcctccagccctgcaCTCTGGACCTTCAGCTTTCAGTGGCCTTTGGCATTCCGCGAGCCCAGACCTAGGGGTGGAAGCAAAGAGGAGCCTAGCAGGGGAGGGTGGCCTGTGGTCACTGAAGCCTACATTCAAGTTTTTCAGGCTGGCTTAGCAGTCACCCCCCTCATTTAATCATCCTTCATTTTCTCTAACACCATCATTAAGCCCTCCTTAGCCTCCCCACCCAACTGAGAAATCCAAGAAACTTTCGTATTTCGCCACAGGCTAGTTGCCCAACCCTTTCATCACCTCTGGATTCAGGGGTGTAACGAGGGCATGTTGTGCCCAGCTTCAGTTCTCAGAATAATACCTTGTGCTAGGTCCTCAACTGGGGGCTGATGAAAGTGCAAGAGAGAAGCATAAGGATGGTTCTCACATGAAAGtggaggcaggagctgggggtCAGAGGGGGGCGGGGGCACTGGCTCCGTGACTTCCTTGCCCTCCAGGTCCAACCAGTAACCTCTGGCAGAGAAAGCACTGTGTCCATTCAGGGCCCCCGTGATGGTGCTTTATATATATGCCACTGACTCGGTCCCAACTCCTCTCCAGACACCTGAAGGGGCCAAATGACCTGGGCTCCTCAGGTTATGACTGCCCAGGTTATGTCCTCATCTGAATTCTTCAAGCCCTATCACTCCAGCCGGGTCTGAGCAGACCCAGGGAAACCACCAAAACCCCGCTAGCTTTAAAATCAGTTCCTGTTCGCATTCTGATAGCTCAGGAGATTCTGTCTTCCGCTATTTGCTGATGCAAAGTCAGTTGTCTGTAAACTGAAGAAACAACACAACGACAACAAAGACAATAGCAAAGAAGAAAGTCGGTTGTCTGAAATACTGACCTGTCTCAGTTTTTGCTTTAGGTTTGagtgtttatttaaataataatcccATAAATTAAAAGAAGAGTTCCTGGGGGGAAATTTCCATTATAACCCTATGCCAATATTTAACCCCATTCCCTTGAGCACTGCTCAGTGCCAAGTGGCTGTAGCTTGGCATAAACATTAGTGTCCTGCTAAACACCAATTCCTCTCTCGCTCTTTTCTCCCATAGCTCAGCTGGCAGTACCATTATGGATAAATAACCTGATCTTCAGGGGAGATGTCCTggctcccttctccctgctcctTACCAACCTCCAACCCGAGATTTTGGGGAGCTGATGAGGCAAAAAGAAACTGTGCAAGAGTGTCTGCAAATGTCTGTGTGTATTGGGGGTGGATGTGCCCTTGGAAGTGATAGTATTTGTATTTGCTCTGCCAGGTGACAAGGAGCCCTGTGCACATCCCAATTCTCGCTTTTGTGCCCCGGCTCGCCAGTGCCCCATCATAGACCCCGCCTGGGAGGCCCCTGAGGGTGTCCCCATTGACGCCATCATCTTTGGAGGCCGCAGACCCAAAGGTAAACATCGTGTGGGCTCCATGCCATCTGGGTTAAGGGTTGGGCTCTCTGTCAGGGCCCGCCTCCCTCTTGTACTTAAAGCTCAGAGAGCCTAAGCCTGGATCGCCAACTACAGCTGTCTGCCTCTAGAGCACCCGCCTGGAGAATGCAAAATCGAGGTGGAGTGGGGAGGCATGGGGTTTGAACATGGGCAGCTGAGGTCCTAGGAGAGAGAGAGTAAGAGTCAAGATCACCAGAAGGGATGGAGTGATCGTACAAAGATAAGGGCTGCCTTTGACCATGTGCACTGGTGTCCCAGGAGTCCCCCTGGTATATGAGGCCTTCAACTGGCGCCATGGGGTGTTTGTGGGCAGCGCCATGCGCTCGGAGGCCACTGCCGCGGCTGAACACAAAGGTGAGTTCCACTCCTGTGTGCCCAGcttgcctcttctctcccttcctgaaCCAGAccttcctcctgcccaccccttccCACATGTATATCTTTTCCCCATTCCCTTCCCCTCATCCTGTCTCGAGGATGTTCCAGAACCGCCAACATTTCACAGCTTCCTCCGGCTGGAGGCGGGGtacctttctcttctccagtAAGAAGGGAGGTTCCTtacccttcctgctcccctccccagggaaggTCATCATGCACGACCCATTTGCCATGCGGCCCTTTTTTGGCTACAACTTTGGGCGCTACCTTGAACACTGGCTGAGCATGGAGGGCCTCAAAGGGGCCCGGCTGCCCCGCATCTTCCATGTCAACTGGTTCCGGCGCGATGAGGCAGGCCACTTCCTGTGGCCAGGCTTTGGAGAGAATGCTCGGGTGCTAGACTGGATCTGCCGGCGGCTAGAGGGGGAGGACAGTGCCCAAGAAACGCCCATTGGGCTGGTGCCAAAGGAAGGTGCCTTGGATCTCAGCGGCCTGGGAGCCATAGACACCACCCAGCTGTTCTCGCTCCCCAAGGACTTCTGGGAACAGGAGGTTCGTGACATTCGGAGCTACCTGACAGAGCAGGTCAACCAGGATCTGCCCAAGGAGGTGGTGGCTGAGCTGGAGGCCCTGGAGGGACGTGTGCGCAGAATGTGACCTGAGGCTACAGCTAGCGAGAGAGcatgccccccccccgccccccgccacacCCGCTCCAACCCTCCCAGGAATAAGCCAGCTACCAAACTTGCGGAAAATATGAGCAACTTGACATAACTATCATCTTCTGGGTGCCATGAGACCAGGCCACAGACCTTCCCCCACATGCTGCCCAATAATGAGatgctcatttatttaatataacatCTGTGCTGTTTTCATTTCCTGCCTGTCTTCACAGGCTTCCCTTTAACACCAATCTCACCATCTTCTTCCAACCCTTCCAAGTAGCTGGTGTCCCAGTGCAGCCTGGCCTGGCACAGCCTGGTGGTATAAGGACCTGTCTCACAGGCATCTCTACCACCGAGCCACTGAGTAGGAATTGCTGGGAGAAAGCAGTAACTACTCATGTCCTGAGGTCTTAAAAAGGTGCGGCCTCTGTGAGCTGCTCAGTACAGCCTCCAGGCCTAAAATTCCCAGTCTCCCATCAGAGACACAGAAGCCTCTATAACCCCACTCACCAGTGAAGCAGTTCCATTGTCAAACCTGTTCTTCCTCCTGCCTGACCTGAAATTGAGACCCACAAAGTATTCATGAAAGCTTATTCAATATTAAGGCAGCTTCCATAgtaccttctgtgtgccaggtgctgttcagGGGTGTCAGCTGAGAATAACTTAACCCGTGATCTGGATCAGGCTGAGTGAATGTATAAACTGAGATGGGTACGAGGGAAGTATGTACCCAGAAAATCAGgacaaattttaacaaaataaaaattaccattttaaaaatgggaataataaaacgGGGAATTCCCTCAGAAGAAAACACTGGAGGAGGAAACACCAAGTGTTCTCATAGAAAACAGCCAATAACCAGTTATAATGTCTAAGAGCAGAAAAGAATCTAAAGGTCAGAGTGGATCACATGCTAAAACACAGCAGTGGAGTCCACTGCACTTAAAAATACCTAGCCAAATCCTCAGCTTCATAAATAGCATGTGATAACTGAAACAATATGATCAGAGGCAGCATAGTATAGATGTTAGGCACCTAGTAGACTCAGGCCAGGGGTgcctctcagtttcttcagctgtaaaatggggatgtgcCTACATCTAACAGTGTTGTTTGGATTAAGAGTCAGTGAAGCCAGGCACTCAGAACTATGCCTGACAAGGAATAACCATTTAATATATGTTAGCTGTCCTCACCTTTCCGCTCTACACTGATTAGAGTGGGCCCCGTAGGCATATGTTATACATTGCTGGCTCCACagttgaaaaggaaaacaagcaaTGTAAATACAAtttagaggagaaagaaaaataggtttGGAAATAAGTCCTTCCTGGTAAGAGGCAGGGAACTGGGGTTCCAGACACCTCTCTGGTAAGTAAATGCACAGGGGGTAGGAAGGTGTTAGCCTTAAAAAtgattttggggacttccctggaggtccagtcgttaagactccgcgcttccacggcaaggggcacgggttcgatccctggtcggggaactaaggtcctgcatgccgcgtggcacaaccaaaaaaaaaaaaaaaaagaaaagattttgtttctccaaagaagacatacagcttacagctggccaacaggcacatgaaaaagtgctcaacttcactaattattagagaaatgcaaacgaAACTACAATGGGGTAACACCTCATACcggttagaatggctattatcaaaaagtctacaaacaataaatgctggagagggtgtggagaaaaaagaaccctcctacactattggtaggaatataaattggtgcagccactatggagaacagtatggaagcgccttaaaaaactaaaaatagagttaccatatgatccagcaatcccactcctgggcatatatccagagaaaactagaattcaaaaggatacaggcaccccaatgttcattgcagcactatttacaatagccaagacatggaagcaggggcttccctggtggtgcagtggttgagaatccgcctgccaatgcaggggacacgggttcgagccctggtctgggaagatcccacatgccgcggagcaactaggcccgtgagacacaactactgagcctgtgcatctggagcctgtgatccgcaacgagaggccgcgatagtgagaggcccgcgcaccgcgatgaagagtggccccacttgccgcaattagagaaagccctcgcacagaaacgaagacccaacacagccaaaaataaataaacaaataaataaaaaattaaaaaaaaaaacaaaaacatggaagcaacctaaatgtccatcgacagatgaatggagaaaagatgtgtcacatatatacaatggaatattagccataaaaaagaatgaaataatgccatttgcagcaacatggatggacctagagattatcatactaagtgaagtaagtcagacagagaaacacaaacatCATATaataccgcttatatgtggaatctgaaaaaaaaaaaaaagatacaaatgaacttatttacaaaacagaaatagacccacacacagaaaacttatggttaccaaagggtaaggTTGGGGAgtaggggggaagggataaataaggaggatgggattaacatatacacactactatatataaaatacataaccaacaaggacctactgtatagcacagggaactatactcaatattttgtaataacctataaaaggaaagagtctgaaaaagaatacacacacacgtatctgaatcgctgtgctatacacctgaaactaacacaacattgtaaatcaactacacctcaatttaaaaattaaaaaaaaaaaaagtctggaaaaacCCCAGTAAAAATGATTCTGTCAATTAGAATAAAATTGGGCTCCATGCCCTGCAGCTCCAGATAAATGATAAAACATAGTTAACACATTTTAgttaatctttttatttcaaaataaaacacagataaaGAAGACCATACAAAACAAAAGTATAGCTTAATAAGCTAATATAAATGGAACAACCTTGAAACCATtacccagaaaaagaaacaactttgCCAAACAAACACTAAAAGCCCCCCCCTGCCCCCTTGCCATGCTCCTCATCTTCATCACAGCCCCTCCTTCCTGGTGGAAATGGACACCATGGTTCATGATAGTCacatccttgtttttttttttcttttcccctggaGTTGTATTACCCAAATCCAGATCCCTAGACATTATAGTTTAGTCTTgcacatttaagaaaaatttatatgCCCTTTAAGTCACTTTCAATCTACAGGTTCCCCCTCCACtctttaattttccttcagtTTAACCATTGAAGAATCCAGGCCTAGATGCTCAATGcctagattcattcatttattaggGATTTCAAATCAGCTCTACTCAAACTCTGTCATAATAGttggaataattttataaagGGACACTCCttttatcttctatttcattACTCAAAGATACAGTTTATATAAGAACAGCAAGTAACtgcttgattcttttcctttatttaccaTCTTCAAAATAATGATTTGGCTTCATATCATTCTTCAAAAAGATGACCAAttagtaacacacacacacacccattatGAACTCATGGCTTTAAACATacttaatgtttattaaattatccTTATAATGCTCAAATTATCCCATCTTTGGCCATAAGCTTGgctcctgagtccttttg is a window encoding:
- the PCK2 gene encoding phosphoenolpyruvate carboxykinase [GTP], mitochondrial — translated: MAAVYRPGLRLRWHGLSPWGWPSRRSIQTLRVLSGDLGQLPARVRDFVENSARLCQPESIHICDGTEAENTATLTLLEQQGLIRKLPKYNNCWLARTDPKDVARVESKTVVVTPSQRDTVPLPAGGARGQLGNWMSPAEFQQAVDERFPGCMQGRTMYVLPFSMGPVGSPLSRIGVQLTDSAYVVASMRIMTRLGTPVLQALGDGDFVKCLHSVGQPLTGQGEPVSQWPCNPEKTLIGHVPDEREIVSFGSGYGGNSLLGKKCFALRIASRLARDEGWLAEHMLILGITNPAGKKRYVAAAFPSACGKTNLAMMRPALPGWRVECVGDDIAWMRFDSDGRLRAINPENGFFGVAPGTSATTNPNAMATIQSNTLFTNVAETSDGGVYWEGIDQPLSPGVTVTSWLGKPWKPGDKEPCAHPNSRFCAPARQCPIIDPAWEAPEGVPIDAIIFGGRRPKGVPLVYEAFNWRHGVFVGSAMRSEATAAAEHKGKVIMHDPFAMRPFFGYNFGRYLEHWLSMEGLKGARLPRIFHVNWFRRDEAGHFLWPGFGENARVLDWICRRLEGEDSAQETPIGLVPKEGALDLSGLGAIDTTQLFSLPKDFWEQEVRDIRSYLTEQVNQDLPKEVVAELEALEGRVRRM